GTCTTCGTCGGGTCGGGGATCTTCAAGTCCTCAAATCCCGAGGAGACCGCCCGGGCGATCGTGGAGGCGGTGAACCACTACGATGAGCCGAAGGTCATCGCCGAGGTGAGCAAGGGTCTCGGCGAGGCGATGAAGGGCCTCGATGTCCATCTTCTTCGGGAAGAAGAGGTGTTGCAGACCCGTGGGCGTTAAGGTCGGTGTTCTCGCGCTCCAGGGCGACGTTGCCGAACACATCGCGGCGTTCCGCGGTGCTCTCGCGGACAGGCCGGGCTCCTCGGTCGTCCCGGTCCGGCAGGCGCGCGACCTCGCGGGGCTCGATGCCCTCGCGATACCGGGCGGTGAGTCCACCACCATCTCCCGGCTGATCGGGAAAAACGGGCTCCATGAGCCGCTCGCGGAGTTCGCGGGCGGAGTATTCGCCACCTGCGCGGGGATGGTCCTCGCGGCGGACCGGGTGGACGATGCCCGGGTGCGGCCCCTCTCCCTCATCCCGATGCACGTGGCGAGGAACGCCTTCGGGCGCCAGGTCGACTCCCGCGAGGCGTTTCTCAATGTCGCGGGCCTCGCGGACCCTTTCCGGGCGATCTTCATCCGGGCCCCGGTGGCGACCGAGGTCGGACCCGGCGTTGAGGTGCTCGCCCGCATCCCGGAAGGGATCGTGGCGGTCAGGAGCGGCCGGCACATGGCGTTCGCCTTCCACCCGGAGCTTGGAGGAGACCTGCGCCTGCACCGGATGTTCTTAGAGGGTCTCGGGGTATAGGACCCGGGATTCACCCTTTTTTACGACTCCCGGCGTCGCCTGTCACCTGTCTTGTCCAGGCAGTGCCATCGGCGGTCAGCCGGTAGATGATCCAGTTTCCCTGCGCCTCGCCGGCGATCAGTCCCGCCTTCTTCAGGACGGAGAGGTGGTAGGAGAGCTTCGAGTCCGCTATCCCGAGCACCGCCTTGATGACGCAGACGCAGAGCGGCTGGACGGCAAGCATCGCGAGGATCTTGAGACGGAGGGGGTCGGCGAGTGCGCGAAAAAGAGCGCTCTCTCTTTTGAGGTGTTCGTCTCCCGGCAGCCTCCCCGTCAGCCCCGCGATGCCCCCGCACCGGCAGAGCGACTCCTCGACCTCCGGGGGGAGGGGCAGCGTCTCTTCCCGGCACTCTCTCTTCTCTTCCACGATATTCCCGTCCTTTTCACACTGGTATGAAACGAGGCGACATATACCTTTTCCGGGCTGTCATGTCCTTTATCACCCGCGCATTCCACCCCGGACACATGTCCTCTCGCGCGGGAACCGGAAGCAGTACGGTCACAAATCGCCCCCGATGAGTCAAGCAGAGAGCTCGGCAGGGTTGTCCTGCCGCACCCGGCACCGGGTTTCATAACCTTTATGCCCGACCCCGCACACATTACTTCAAAATAATTTGAATTTGCAGATCCCGGACCCTCTGCGAGGTAGACTCATGATCGACATACTCATCAGCGCCCTCTCATCGGGGCTTGCCTCCGTGCTCGACTACCTCTCGGCGCACGTCCTCACCTGCCTGGTCCCGGCGTTCTTCATCGCCGGCGCCATCACGGCCTTCGTCAAAAAAGACGCTATCCTGAGATACTTCAGCCCGGACACGCCGAAGCCGATCTCCTACGGGATCGCATCGGTCTCGGGGACGATCCTTGCGGTCTGCAGCTGCACCATCCTCCCGATATTCGCGGGCATCCTCAAGAAAGGGAGCGGGATCGGTCCGGCAACGACGTTTCTCTTCGCAGGGCCCGCCATCAACATCCTCGCGGTCATCTACACCGCGTGGGTCCTCGGGTTCGACCTCGGGATAGCACGGGCGGTCTCTGCGGTTGTGCTCGCCATCGTCATCGGGCTTGCCATGGCGCTGATCTTCCGGTCCACCGACGTCGAGACGCTCAAGAAGAAGGCGATGGCGCCGAGCGTCGCCGGGGCGTGCGAGGAGGAGAAGCCGCGCTGGGTTACGCCCGCCTTCTTCGCCCTCCTCGTAGGGGTGCTGGTCTTCGGCGCCTCGCCGCTCGACTGGACGCTCCGGCTCGGCATCGTCTACGTCCTGACCCTCGCCATCGCCGTCCTGCTCATCTACTATTACGACCGCGACGAGGTGACCGACTGGGGGCTCGAGACCTGGGACCTGACGAAGAAGATCTTTCCCATCCTGATCGGGGGGACGTTTCTCGTCGGGATCATCGCCTTCTTCCTCCCGCCGGAGACCTTCCAGCCCTACTTCGGGGACAACTCGCTCGCGGCGAACTTCCTTGCGGCAGTCGTCGGGATGATTCTCTACATGCCGACGCTGCTCGAGGTCCCGATCATCGGCACGACCTTCGGCTACACCACCGGGCACATGGCTGCAGGACCGGCGCTCGCCCTCCTGCTCGCCGGCCCGACGGTCAGCCTCCCCTCGGTCCTCGTCATTTACCGGATCGTCGGGGCGAAGAAGACGGCGGCCTACGTGGCACTGGTGGTCGTTTTCGCGACCGTTGCCGGGTTCGTCTACGGGAACGGGATGCTGCTTATCTAGGAGAGGGTCTATGAAGACGGAGAAGAGAGAGAAGCCCTGCTGCGCCGCCGAAGCCCTGCGACGCATCCGCCGGATCGAGGTCGGGGGTGTCGTCGTCGGGCTCGCGATGCTCGACGACGTCCTGGACGACGTCATCGATCGCGGTCTTGCCGGGGAAACCGCTATCGGCGATGAACTGGTGAGACAGGTGAAGATCTACAACTACATCCCGAAGGAGGCGGAACCGCTCTACCGGGAGGCGCTCCTTTTAGCGTATCAGAACGAGGTGAAGAAACGATGAAGGTTGAAGTGCTCGGAACCGGCTGCGCCAAGTGCAAGCGGCTCACGAAGAACGTGGAGGCAGCGATCAAAGACCTCGGCATCGAGGCCGAACTCGTCAAGGTCGACGACATCACCGAGATCATGGACCGCGGCGTGATGCTGACGCCGGCGCTCGCCGTCGACGGGGAACTCAAAGTCTCCGGCCGGGTGGCGGACGTGAAAGAGATCAAGGAGATCCTGCAGGGGTGAGATGCCTTTCGCCCCCGTGGAGGAAAAATGGTGCTGATAGAGGTATTCGGGACCGGCTGCGTCAAGTGCAGGCGGATGCTGAAGAATGTCGAGATCGCGGTCAGAGACCTCAAGATCGATGCGGACGTCCACAAGATCGAAGATCTCGATGCGATGATCGATCGGGGGGTGATGCTGACGCCGGCGCTCTACGTCGACGGCGAGGCCAAGGTCGTCGGCCACGTCCCCTGTGTCGAGGATATCAAACAGATACTGCTGGGAGAGAAGTAAACCATGACGGAACAGAACATACCCCGGTGCGCCTGTGAATCCGGGATAGAGACGGAAGGCGGCACGAAACGGATCATCTTCGCCTGCGCCGGCGCATCGAAGGCCGGACAGCTCTCGAATGAGGCCGCTGTTCAGTTAACGAAGGAAGGATACGGGAATATCGCCTGCACGGCCTCCCTCGCCGTCTCTACACCCTCGATCAAGAAGAAGGTCGAGGCAGCGGACAAGGTGATCGTCATCGACGGCTGCCCGGTCGGCTGCGCCCGCCAGATCGCTGAGAAGGCCGGCATCACGCCCGACCAGGAGATCGTGGTCACGGACCTCGGGATCGAGAAAGGCGGGAGCCTCGACCTCTCCGAAGAGGACATCGAGACGGTCGTCTCCGCCGCCTGGGAGGGACGGGGGAGAGAGAAGCAGGAGCAGAGGGCTGAGGTCTCCGGTGGATGCGGCTGCGGTACCGATTGCGGTTGCGGGGGATCGACGGACACCCTCGTCGTTGAATGGCGGCATATCGGAAGAGACGTCGAGAACACCTGCGAGCGGTGCGGCGAGACCGGACGGGCGGTGATGGACGTCATCGAAGAGATACGCCCCATCCTCGAGGAAGGGGGCGTCGCGGTCCGGGTCGTCGAGACGATTCTCACGAACGAGGAGATCGGAGAGTCGAACAGCATCCTCTTCAACGGCGTGCCGCTCGAGGACCTGATCGAAGGGATGGAGGTGACCACCACGCCCTGCGCTTCCTGCGCCTGCATCACCGGGCAGGACGATGCAGCGTGCCGTGCGGTCGAGTATAACGGCGAGCGTTACGAGTCGATCCCGCCGGAGCTGATCGCCCGGGCGGCACTCAGGGCACTCGGGCTGGAGTGATACCATGAAGAAGAGAGTGCTCTTCGTCTGCACCCATAATTCCGCCCGCTCGCAGATGGCGGAAGGCTACCTGAACACCCGCTACGGCGACCGCTACCAGGCTTTCTCCGCCGGCACCGCGCCGGGAACCCTGAACCCCCATGCCATCCGCGCGATGGCCGAGATCGGGATCGACATCTCCGGCCACCGCTCAAAGGATCTCGGTGAGTTCGACGAGCAGGAGATGGACCTTCTCGTCGCCGTCTGCGAAGGAGGGCTCTGCCCCTTCTTCCCCTGGGCGAAGGAGGAGATCCATCAGGAGTTCCCCGACCCGTCGAGACTCACCGGCACCGACGAGGAGATCATGGCGGGCGTCCGGCGCATCCGCGACGAGATTACGGGCTGGATTGATGCGACGTTCGGGGGGGTCTGAACGGCATTCACCGTCATCGCCTGTTCGGGGATATCGAACACCGGGAAACTGACGGCCCAGACCGGGGCGATGCTCCTCCACTGCTCCTGCGGGGCGGTCGAGGCCTGTATCGCGGCCACCCGACCGACGGCGTCGCTGGAGGCTGCGGTCCGGCACGCGGATCGTGTCCTGGTGCTGGACGGGTGCGCCGACTGTTGCGGGCAGAAGAAGCTCCAGGCGCTCGGGGTCGAGCCGCACCTGCACCTTGTCGCAACTGACTGCGGCATCGAGAAGAACGGGATGGCCGAACCCCGGTTCGATGAGATCGAGCGCCTTTCAGCCGCCGTGCTGGAGGCGATCCGGCGGTGAACCGCGTTTTGTCCCCGACACGCAGTGGAGAGACGTCGATATCTTCGGCAGGGGAATGCAGTGATGAAGCATCACTGGAGAAAGCGTATATATCAACCTGTACAAGAACACAGAATCATTTCAAACTAAATTGCAACAGTCAATCCAGCGACAGGAGCGTCCCTGATGAAAACAAAACAACCATGCAGTCCTGAGGCCCCGCGCGTGCGCCGGGGGCTTGCCTGCAGCATAACCGGACGAAAGGTCCTGCCGTTAGTTGCGCTGTCGGTTCTCCTGGCCTTTGCCACCCTCTTTGCAGGATGCATGACAGAACCCGGCGGAGCGGATGCCGCCACCGTCTCGCCGCTCAACGGCACCGTCACGAACGTCGAAGTCATCCACTTCACCGCACCGAACCAGTGTTATTCCTGCGTGGTGCTCGGCGACTACGCCGAAGAGACGGTGAAGACACACTTCCCCGGTGAACTCGGCTCCGGGAAGGTGATCTTCGATCACGTCGACGTCGCCGACCCGGAGAAGAAGGAGATCGTCGAGCGCTACGGCGCGACCGGCTCGTCGCTCTGGATCGGCACCTACGACGACCAGGGCGGATTCTACAAAGAAGAGGATACCCGGGTCTGGTACAAACTCAACGACAAACCCGGCTACATGCAGTATCTCAAGACGCTGATCGGGATGCGTCTCGCCGGGGACTTCTCGCAATGAGCCTGATGGGGTTCATGGAGACGATGGGGACGAGCAGTGTTCCCCTCGTCGCCGCGTCCTTCATCGGGTTGATGATGGCCCTCTCGCCCTGCCCGCTCGCGACGAACATCGCCGCGATCGGCTACCTCTCCCGCCGGATCGGCAGCCCGGGGCAGACCCTCCTCGCCGGGGTGCTCTACAGCGCGGGAAGGGTGGTCGTCTACGTCGGCATCGCCGCAGCGATTGTGACCCTCGGGCTCTCCGTCCAGGGGATCTCGCTCTTCCTCCAGACCTGGAGCGAGGTGCTCGTCGGCCCGTTGCTGATCGTGATCGGGGTCGTGATACTCGATCTCGTCCCGCTTCCCTCCTTTCAGGGCGGCAGCAGGCGATTTGCCGCGTTCAAGGAGCGGGTCGCCGATCAGGGGCTCGCGGGAAGTTTCATCCTCGGCGTGCTCTTCGCACTGACTTTCTGCCCGTTCTCGGCGGTGCTCTTCTTTGCGATGCTGGTCCCGCTGGCGCTCCGGACCTCTGACCCGCTCGGGGTGCCGGCGGTCTTTGCCGTCGCGACCGCTCTGCCGGTGATCGCGTTCTCGCTGATCATGGTGACCGGGATCGCGAAGGTGGGGAGCGCGATGAAGGCGGCGGAGAGGTTCGAGTACTGGATGCGACGCATTGTGGGGGTGCTCTTTATCGGGATCGGGATATACCTTCTTGCGGCAATGCTGCTCGCGTGAGGCCGGATGCTACCGGGTGCGAGTCGCTCCCGGCGGCGCCCATCTGCCATGCCGTATAGATTCAACTTTTATTGAAACAGAAATATTCATAACCTATACGACCAACAGTAGTTCAAACCAGGTTGAAACACTCCGGCGAACCCGCCGGGGCGGACGTGAAGACCATGACAGGCGAGAATGAGAAAAAAGGCGAAGCAAAGATCGGATCACGGATAAAGAACCTCTTCTCTTCCGGCTGTGGCTGCGGTGGCGGCGGCTGTTGTGGGACGAAGATCGTCCCG
The genomic region above belongs to Methanoculleus oceani and contains:
- the pdxT gene encoding pyridoxal 5'-phosphate synthase glutaminase subunit PdxT; translated protein: MGVKVGVLALQGDVAEHIAAFRGALADRPGSSVVPVRQARDLAGLDALAIPGGESTTISRLIGKNGLHEPLAEFAGGVFATCAGMVLAADRVDDARVRPLSLIPMHVARNAFGRQVDSREAFLNVAGLADPFRAIFIRAPVATEVGPGVEVLARIPEGIVAVRSGRHMAFAFHPELGGDLRLHRMFLEGLGV
- a CDS encoding ArsR/SmtB family transcription factor, which produces MEEKRECREETLPLPPEVEESLCRCGGIAGLTGRLPGDEHLKRESALFRALADPLRLKILAMLAVQPLCVCVIKAVLGIADSKLSYHLSVLKKAGLIAGEAQGNWIIYRLTADGTAWTRQVTGDAGSRKKG
- a CDS encoding permease, producing MIDILISALSSGLASVLDYLSAHVLTCLVPAFFIAGAITAFVKKDAILRYFSPDTPKPISYGIASVSGTILAVCSCTILPIFAGILKKGSGIGPATTFLFAGPAINILAVIYTAWVLGFDLGIARAVSAVVLAIVIGLAMALIFRSTDVETLKKKAMAPSVAGACEEEKPRWVTPAFFALLVGVLVFGASPLDWTLRLGIVYVLTLAIAVLLIYYYDRDEVTDWGLETWDLTKKIFPILIGGTFLVGIIAFFLPPETFQPYFGDNSLAANFLAAVVGMILYMPTLLEVPIIGTTFGYTTGHMAAGPALALLLAGPTVSLPSVLVIYRIVGAKKTAAYVALVVVFATVAGFVYGNGMLLI
- a CDS encoding thioredoxin family protein, translated to MKVEVLGTGCAKCKRLTKNVEAAIKDLGIEAELVKVDDITEIMDRGVMLTPALAVDGELKVSGRVADVKEIKEILQG
- a CDS encoding thioredoxin family protein → MVLIEVFGTGCVKCRRMLKNVEIAVRDLKIDADVHKIEDLDAMIDRGVMLTPALYVDGEAKVVGHVPCVEDIKQILLGEK
- a CDS encoding putative zinc-binding protein — its product is MTEQNIPRCACESGIETEGGTKRIIFACAGASKAGQLSNEAAVQLTKEGYGNIACTASLAVSTPSIKKKVEAADKVIVIDGCPVGCARQIAEKAGITPDQEIVVTDLGIEKGGSLDLSEEDIETVVSAAWEGRGREKQEQRAEVSGGCGCGTDCGCGGSTDTLVVEWRHIGRDVENTCERCGETGRAVMDVIEEIRPILEEGGVAVRVVETILTNEEIGESNSILFNGVPLEDLIEGMEVTTTPCASCACITGQDDAACRAVEYNGERYESIPPELIARAALRALGLE
- a CDS encoding arsenate reductase ArsC, which produces MKKRVLFVCTHNSARSQMAEGYLNTRYGDRYQAFSAGTAPGTLNPHAIRAMAEIGIDISGHRSKDLGEFDEQEMDLLVAVCEGGLCPFFPWAKEEIHQEFPDPSRLTGTDEEIMAGVRRIRDEITGWIDATFGGV
- a CDS encoding putative zinc-binding protein, whose product is MACSGISNTGKLTAQTGAMLLHCSCGAVEACIAATRPTASLEAAVRHADRVLVLDGCADCCGQKKLQALGVEPHLHLVATDCGIEKNGMAEPRFDEIERLSAAVLEAIRR
- a CDS encoding nitrophenyl compound nitroreductase subunit ArsF family protein, yielding MTEPGGADAATVSPLNGTVTNVEVIHFTAPNQCYSCVVLGDYAEETVKTHFPGELGSGKVIFDHVDVADPEKKEIVERYGATGSSLWIGTYDDQGGFYKEEDTRVWYKLNDKPGYMQYLKTLIGMRLAGDFSQ
- a CDS encoding aromatic aminobenezylarsenical efflux permease ArsG family transporter, which produces MSLMGFMETMGTSSVPLVAASFIGLMMALSPCPLATNIAAIGYLSRRIGSPGQTLLAGVLYSAGRVVVYVGIAAAIVTLGLSVQGISLFLQTWSEVLVGPLLIVIGVVILDLVPLPSFQGGSRRFAAFKERVADQGLAGSFILGVLFALTFCPFSAVLFFAMLVPLALRTSDPLGVPAVFAVATALPVIAFSLIMVTGIAKVGSAMKAAERFEYWMRRIVGVLFIGIGIYLLAAMLLA